The following are encoded in a window of Cucurbita pepo subsp. pepo cultivar mu-cu-16 chromosome LG12, ASM280686v2, whole genome shotgun sequence genomic DNA:
- the LOC111806632 gene encoding uncharacterized protein LOC111806632 isoform X3, which translates to MSGAGENSGGECCYYSVLGLCNQASGDEIRGAYRKLAMKWHPDRWMKDPKMAAESKRRFQQIQEAYSVLSNKGKRSIYDAGLISFLTDDDDEGFCDFMNEMVSMMKNATQQKKKKKNSLEDLRGSLMEMMVADEQLGWEFQSRPVNARKRSRVAEI; encoded by the exons ATGTCCGGTGCCGGGGAAAATTCCGGTGGTGAGTGCTGTTACTATTCTGTACTTGGACTGTGTAACCAAGCTTCTGGCGATGAAATCCGAGGAGCTTACCGTAAGCTAGCCATG AAATGGCATCCCGATAGGTGGATGAAAGACCCAAAAATGGCCGCTGAATCTAAACGGCGGTTTCAGCAAATCCAAGAGGCTTATTCAG TTCTATCAAACAAGGGGAAAAGAAGCATATACGACGCCGGattgatttcatttcttaCAGACGATGATGACGAA GGATTCTGCGATTTCATGAACGAAATGGTCTCGATGATGAAGAACGCCACACAGCAG aagaagaagaagaagaacagttTGGAGGATCTAAGAGGATCGTTAATGGAGATGATGGTAGCCGATGAACAGCTCGGCTGGGAATTTCAATCTCGTCCTGTTAATGCTAGAAAAAGAAGCCGAGTTGCAGAGATTTGA
- the LOC111806632 gene encoding uncharacterized protein LOC111806632 isoform X1 has protein sequence MSGAGENSGGECCYYSVLGLCNQASGDEIRGAYRKLAMKWHPDRWMKDPKMAAESKRRFQQIQEAYSVLSNKGKRSIYDAGLISFLTDDDDEGFCDFMNEMVSMMKNATQQQEKKKKKNSLEDLRGSLMEMMVADEQLGWEFQSRPVNARKRSRVAEI, from the exons ATGTCCGGTGCCGGGGAAAATTCCGGTGGTGAGTGCTGTTACTATTCTGTACTTGGACTGTGTAACCAAGCTTCTGGCGATGAAATCCGAGGAGCTTACCGTAAGCTAGCCATG AAATGGCATCCCGATAGGTGGATGAAAGACCCAAAAATGGCCGCTGAATCTAAACGGCGGTTTCAGCAAATCCAAGAGGCTTATTCAG TTCTATCAAACAAGGGGAAAAGAAGCATATACGACGCCGGattgatttcatttcttaCAGACGATGATGACGAA GGATTCTGCGATTTCATGAACGAAATGGTCTCGATGATGAAGAACGCCACACAGCAG caggagaagaagaagaagaagaacagttTGGAGGATCTAAGAGGATCGTTAATGGAGATGATGGTAGCCGATGAACAGCTCGGCTGGGAATTTCAATCTCGTCCTGTTAATGCTAGAAAAAGAAGCCGAGTTGCAGAGATTTGA
- the LOC111806632 gene encoding uncharacterized protein LOC111806632 isoform X2, with the protein MSGAGENSGGECCYYSVLGLCNQASGDEIRGAYRKLAMKWHPDRWMKDPKMAAESKRRFQQIQEAYSVLSNKGKRSIYDAGLISFLTDDDDEGFCDFMNEMVSMMKNATQQEKKKKKNSLEDLRGSLMEMMVADEQLGWEFQSRPVNARKRSRVAEI; encoded by the exons ATGTCCGGTGCCGGGGAAAATTCCGGTGGTGAGTGCTGTTACTATTCTGTACTTGGACTGTGTAACCAAGCTTCTGGCGATGAAATCCGAGGAGCTTACCGTAAGCTAGCCATG AAATGGCATCCCGATAGGTGGATGAAAGACCCAAAAATGGCCGCTGAATCTAAACGGCGGTTTCAGCAAATCCAAGAGGCTTATTCAG TTCTATCAAACAAGGGGAAAAGAAGCATATACGACGCCGGattgatttcatttcttaCAGACGATGATGACGAA GGATTCTGCGATTTCATGAACGAAATGGTCTCGATGATGAAGAACGCCACACAGCAG gagaagaagaagaagaagaacagttTGGAGGATCTAAGAGGATCGTTAATGGAGATGATGGTAGCCGATGAACAGCTCGGCTGGGAATTTCAATCTCGTCCTGTTAATGCTAGAAAAAGAAGCCGAGTTGCAGAGATTTGA
- the LOC111806875 gene encoding ATP-dependent RNA helicase DEAH13 isoform X1, whose product MEDLVNDQLDCGKGSWSMDGGGSNQVILYGSKKSDKKRKNMNKGCKGTQINKKPKLSKSQKKKMMKLEEEKEKSLLLSKSLETLEKYKIPDDAFLLLRSSVNIGQDETRLEKRSRDIQFSKVGIEFPRNEQQWEKTCSDTSQDESHLGSLEISPRHQLSAEADEDCPCIEKREVSCGLDSFQDLDSGNVVSNQGKSLSALPDEVENICAVVLESGRDLSCTPCTDGDFKGPEIMDKRDEIPKVEICTTSDPLPELRLLSRPIVVPVSRPCEVEDKRKDLPIVMMEQEIMEAINENPIVIICGETGCGKTTQVPQFLYEAGFGSLQSSHQRGTIGVTQPRRVAVLATAKRVAYELGVHLGKEVGFQVRYDKKIGGSSSIKFMTDGILLREVQHDFLLKRYSVLILDEAHERSMNTDILIGMLSRVVKLRQDLHMKQRQIMLSGGEISPEDMIFPLKLVLMSATLRVEDFISGGRLFHVSPPVIEVPTRQYPVTVHFSRRTDTVDYIGQAYKKVLAIHKKLPPGGILVFVTGQREVENMCKKLREASKKLIKKTSERNVGIGNGAIEMNSIQNLDMKEINEAFEDHEFSAGEQTDRFSSCDKDEFDVNDDASDASYNSETDSELEFSEDDALFDEDDGNLTDVLREDASMASLKAAFDALDEKVAFDKIQVDHSTKGELPAKRVSARMKENGELGFLVGALHVLPLYAMLPAAAQLRVFEEVKEGDRLVVIATNVAETSLTIPGIKYVVDTGREKVKTYNSSNGIENYEIQWISKASAAQRAGRAGRTGPGHCYRLYSSAVFSNIFPDFSLAEIAKIPVDGVVLLMKSMGISKVVNFPFPTPPETSAVLEAESCLKALEALDNDGRLTPLGKAMARYPLSPRHSRMLLTVIQIMRNLKTYDRANLVLAYSVAAAAALSTSNPFVMMFEGSQVKDDLEQYDRSLELADTKAEEKVEKSLKKKLKEAGKLSREKFSNPTSDALTIAYALQCFELSESPVAFCNTHTLHLKTMQEMSKLRKQLLQLVFNHSGSAIADSDFSWTNGTLEDVENVWRIPSNKHPLSLNEEEIIGQAICAGWPDRVAKRIREISKSTEDDRKERTGKYQACMVKENVFLNRRSSVSRSAPEFLVYNELLCTKRPYMHGLTSVKPNWLVKYASSLCTFSAPLTDPRPYYDPQNDTVFSWVAPTFGPHLWKLPLHNAPIKDNAHGVAVFACALLEGNVLPCLKYVRKFMAAPPSSILRPEALGQKRVGNLLSRLKSKKINSCATLRVVWKDNPYELHSEILDWFQESYHSHFEDLWSQMLCEVQEPPERLSRKLKRAKKKF is encoded by the exons ATGGAAGACCTTGTCAATGATCAGCTAGATTGTGGGAAGGGTTCATGGAG TATGGATGGTGGTGGTAGCAATCAAGTCATCTTGTATGGGAGTAAAAAGAGCgataagaagagaaaaaacatgaataaG GGATGTAAAGGCACtcagataaataaaaaaccaaagtTGAGCAAGTCgcagaaaaaaaagatgatgaaattgGAG gaggagaaggaaaaatCACTTTTACTGTCGAAAAGCTTGGAGACATTAGA GAAATATAAGATTCCAGATGAtgcatttcttcttttgcGATCTTCTGTTAATATTGGTCAG GATGAAACAAGATTGGAAAAACGTAGCAGAGATATACAATTTTCTAAAGTAGGAATAGAGTTTCCAAGGAATGAACAGCAGTGGGAGAAAACTTGCTCCGACACATCACAAGATGAAAGTCATCTTGGATCTCTTGAAATTTCTCCGAGGCATCAACTTTCTGCCGAGGCTGATGAGGATTGCCCTTGCAtagaaaaaagagaagtttCATGTGGTTTGGATTCCTTTCAAGATCTGGACAGTGGTAACGTAGTCTCTAATCAAGGAAAATCCCTTTCTGCCTTGCCAgatgaagttgaaaatatttgtGCGGTTGTACTTGAAAGTGGAAGAGATTTATCTTGCACTCCCTGCACGGATGGTGACTTTAAAGGACCTGAGATAATG GATAAGAGGGACGAAATTCCAAAGGTAGAAATTTGTACGACATCTGACCCGCTTCCAGAATTGAGGCTTTTGTCTAGGCCAATTGTGGTGCCTGTATCAAGGCCATGTGAGGTTGAAGACAAACGAAAAGATCTCCCAATAGTCATGATGGAGCAAGAGATTATGGAAGCTATAAATGAGAACCCCATAGTTATTATATGTGGAGAGACTGGTTGTGGCAAAACAACTCAAGTTCctcag TTTCTGTATGAAGCTGGCTTTGGTTCATTACAATCTAGTCACCAGAGAGGTACCATTGGGGTAACTCAACCTCGGCGTGTTGCTGTACTTGCCACTGCTAAGCGTGTTGCATATGAGCTTGGTGTTCATCTAGGCAAAGAGGTTGGCTTTCAAGTAAGATATGACAAGAAAATTGGAGGTAGTAGCTCAATCAAGTTCATGACTGATGGAATTTTACTTCGCGAAGTTCAG catgattttttattgaagcGTTACTCTGTTCTAATTCTCGACGAGGCGCATGAGAGGAGTATGAACACTGATATATTAATTGGAATGCTGTCACGTGTTGTTAAGCTTCGTCAG GATTTGCATATGAAACAACGACAGATAATGCTTTCAGGAGGAGAAATTAGTCCTGAAGATatgatttttccattgaaGTTGGTGCTTATGAGTGCTACCTTGCGAGTGGAAGATTTCATCTCTGGGGGAAGGTTGTTTCATGTTTCACCTCCCGTTATAGAAGTTCCCACTAGACAATATCCAGTAACTGTACATTTCTCGAGGAGAACAGATACAGTTGATTATATTGGTCAAGCATATAAAAAAGTTCTGGCAATTCACAAAAAGCTTCCACCTGGAGGTATACTCGTCTTCGTTACTGGACAGAGAGAAGTTGAGAATATGTGCAAGAAGCTTCGGGAAGCCTCAAAGAAgttgattaaaaaaacatctgAAAGAAATGTTGGAATTGGCAATGGTGCTATTGAAATGAATTCAATTCAGAATTTAGATATGAAGGAGATTAATGAAGCATTTGAAGATCATGAATTTTCAGCTGGTGAGCAAACAGATCGATTTAGCTCTTGTGATAAGGACGAGTTTGATGTAAATGACGATGCGTCTGATGCTTCATACAATTCAGAAACAGATAGCGAGTTGGAATTTAGTGAAGATGATGCATTGTTTGATGAGGATGATGGCAACCTTACTGATGTTTTAAGAGAAGATGCAAGTATGGCTTCTCTCAAGGCTGCATTTGATGCCTTAGATGAAAAAGTTGCCTTTGATAAAATACAGGTTGATCACTCTACAAAAGGTGAATTACCAGCCAAACGTGTCAGTgcaagaatgaaagaaaatggtgaacTTGGTTTCTTGGTTGGTGCATTGCATGTTCTTCCTCTCTATGCCATGCTTCCGGCAGCGGCTCAACTGCGTGTGTTTGAAGAAGTCAAGGAAGGAGACCGGCTTGTTGTTATTGCTACTAATGTTGCTGAAACTTCGTTGACTATCCCAGGCATAAAATATGTGGTGGACACTGGGAGAGAAAAGGTTAAAACGTATAACTCCTCAAATGGgattgaaaattatgaaatacaATGGATTAGTAAGGCATCAGCCGCCCAACGTGCTGGAAGAGCTGGAAGGACAGGGCCTGGGCATTGTTATCGTCTCTATTCTTCTGCAGTTTTTAGTAATATATTCCCTGATTTTTCTCTCGCTGAAATAGCTAAAATACCAGTTGATGGTGTTGTCCTTCTTATGAAATCAATGGGTATCAGTAAG GTGGTCAATTTTCCATTTCCTACTCCTCCTGAGACCTCAGCGGTACTTGAGGCTGAGAGTTGCTTGAAGGCTCTTGAAGCTCTTGATAATGATGGCAGATTGACACCCTTGGGGAAGGCAATGGCTCGCTATCCTTTGAGTCCGCGCCACTCCAGGATGCTACTTACGGTTATTCAGATTATGAGAAACTTGAAAACTTATGATCGAGCAAATCTTGTTCTTGCATATTCTGTCGCGGCAGCTGCAGCTTTGAGCACGTCGAATCCTTTTGTCATGATGTTTGAAGGAAGTCAAGTGAAGGATGATTTAGAACAATATGATAGATCTCTTGAACTTGCTGACACAAAAGCTGAAGAAAAAGTGGAAAAGTCATTGAAAAAGAAGCTAAAAGAAGCTGGTAAACTCTCCCGTGAAAAGTTTTCAAATCCTACTAGTGATGCTTTGACGATAGCTTATGCTTTGCAATGTTTTGAACTTTCTGAAAGTCCTGTGGCATTCTGCAACACCCACACATTACATCTAAAAACTATGCAAGAAATGTCCAAGTTGAGAAAGCAGCTATTACAACTTGTTTTCAATCATAGTGGTTCTGCTATTGCTGATTCAGACTTTTCATGGACTAATGGGACTTTGGAGGATGTTGAAAATGTCTGGAGGATCCCGTCCAATAAGCATCCTCTTTCACTGAACGAGGAAGAGATAATTGGCCAAGCAATCTGTGCAGGTTGGCCAGATAGGGTTGCCAAACGTATTAGAGAGATTTCTAAGTCAACTGAAGATGACAGAAAAGAACGCACTGGAAAGTATCAAGCTTGCatggtaaaagaaaatgtgttCCTCAACCGACGGTCGTCTGTTTCTCGTTCAGCCCCAGAATTTTTGGTGTACAATGAATTATTGTGTACAAAACGACCATACATGCATGGATTGACAAGTGTAAAACCAAATTGGCTCGTGAAATATGCTAGTTCCTTGTGTACTTTTTCAGCACCTTTAACAGATCCTAGACCCTATTACGATCCTCAAAATGACACAGTGTTTTCATGGGTTGCTCCTACATTTGGCCCTCATCTTTGGAAGCTTCCTTTACACAATGCCCCAATAAAAGATAATGCTCATGGAGTTGCAGTGTTTGCATGTGCTTTGCTTGAAGGGAATGTGTTGCCATGCCTAAAGTATGTGCGTAAGTTCATGGCAGCTCCTCCCAGTAGTATCTTAAGGCCGGAGGCATTAGGCCAAAAAAGAGTAGGCAATCTTCTATCTAGACTGAAGTCCAAGAAGATTAATAGTTGTGCCACATTGAGAGTGGTTTGGAAGGATAATCCTTATGAACTCCATTCAGAAATTTTGGATTGGTTTCAAGAGAGTTATCACAGTCACTTTGAAGACCTTTGGTCACAAATGCTGTGTGAAGTACAAGAGCCCCCAGAACGTCTCTCCAGGAAGTTGAAAAGGGCCAAGAAAAAATTTTGA
- the LOC111806875 gene encoding ATP-dependent RNA helicase DEAH13 isoform X2 codes for MMHFFFCDLLLILVRLDETRLEKRSRDIQFSKVGIEFPRNEQQWEKTCSDTSQDESHLGSLEISPRHQLSAEADEDCPCIEKREVSCGLDSFQDLDSGNVVSNQGKSLSALPDEVENICAVVLESGRDLSCTPCTDGDFKGPEIMDKRDEIPKVEICTTSDPLPELRLLSRPIVVPVSRPCEVEDKRKDLPIVMMEQEIMEAINENPIVIICGETGCGKTTQVPQFLYEAGFGSLQSSHQRGTIGVTQPRRVAVLATAKRVAYELGVHLGKEVGFQVRYDKKIGGSSSIKFMTDGILLREVQHDFLLKRYSVLILDEAHERSMNTDILIGMLSRVVKLRQDLHMKQRQIMLSGGEISPEDMIFPLKLVLMSATLRVEDFISGGRLFHVSPPVIEVPTRQYPVTVHFSRRTDTVDYIGQAYKKVLAIHKKLPPGGILVFVTGQREVENMCKKLREASKKLIKKTSERNVGIGNGAIEMNSIQNLDMKEINEAFEDHEFSAGEQTDRFSSCDKDEFDVNDDASDASYNSETDSELEFSEDDALFDEDDGNLTDVLREDASMASLKAAFDALDEKVAFDKIQVDHSTKGELPAKRVSARMKENGELGFLVGALHVLPLYAMLPAAAQLRVFEEVKEGDRLVVIATNVAETSLTIPGIKYVVDTGREKVKTYNSSNGIENYEIQWISKASAAQRAGRAGRTGPGHCYRLYSSAVFSNIFPDFSLAEIAKIPVDGVVLLMKSMGISKVVNFPFPTPPETSAVLEAESCLKALEALDNDGRLTPLGKAMARYPLSPRHSRMLLTVIQIMRNLKTYDRANLVLAYSVAAAAALSTSNPFVMMFEGSQVKDDLEQYDRSLELADTKAEEKVEKSLKKKLKEAGKLSREKFSNPTSDALTIAYALQCFELSESPVAFCNTHTLHLKTMQEMSKLRKQLLQLVFNHSGSAIADSDFSWTNGTLEDVENVWRIPSNKHPLSLNEEEIIGQAICAGWPDRVAKRIREISKSTEDDRKERTGKYQACMVKENVFLNRRSSVSRSAPEFLVYNELLCTKRPYMHGLTSVKPNWLVKYASSLCTFSAPLTDPRPYYDPQNDTVFSWVAPTFGPHLWKLPLHNAPIKDNAHGVAVFACALLEGNVLPCLKYVRKFMAAPPSSILRPEALGQKRVGNLLSRLKSKKINSCATLRVVWKDNPYELHSEILDWFQESYHSHFEDLWSQMLCEVQEPPERLSRKLKRAKKKF; via the exons ATGAtgcatttcttcttttgcGATCTTCTGTTAATATTGGTCAGGTTG GATGAAACAAGATTGGAAAAACGTAGCAGAGATATACAATTTTCTAAAGTAGGAATAGAGTTTCCAAGGAATGAACAGCAGTGGGAGAAAACTTGCTCCGACACATCACAAGATGAAAGTCATCTTGGATCTCTTGAAATTTCTCCGAGGCATCAACTTTCTGCCGAGGCTGATGAGGATTGCCCTTGCAtagaaaaaagagaagtttCATGTGGTTTGGATTCCTTTCAAGATCTGGACAGTGGTAACGTAGTCTCTAATCAAGGAAAATCCCTTTCTGCCTTGCCAgatgaagttgaaaatatttgtGCGGTTGTACTTGAAAGTGGAAGAGATTTATCTTGCACTCCCTGCACGGATGGTGACTTTAAAGGACCTGAGATAATG GATAAGAGGGACGAAATTCCAAAGGTAGAAATTTGTACGACATCTGACCCGCTTCCAGAATTGAGGCTTTTGTCTAGGCCAATTGTGGTGCCTGTATCAAGGCCATGTGAGGTTGAAGACAAACGAAAAGATCTCCCAATAGTCATGATGGAGCAAGAGATTATGGAAGCTATAAATGAGAACCCCATAGTTATTATATGTGGAGAGACTGGTTGTGGCAAAACAACTCAAGTTCctcag TTTCTGTATGAAGCTGGCTTTGGTTCATTACAATCTAGTCACCAGAGAGGTACCATTGGGGTAACTCAACCTCGGCGTGTTGCTGTACTTGCCACTGCTAAGCGTGTTGCATATGAGCTTGGTGTTCATCTAGGCAAAGAGGTTGGCTTTCAAGTAAGATATGACAAGAAAATTGGAGGTAGTAGCTCAATCAAGTTCATGACTGATGGAATTTTACTTCGCGAAGTTCAG catgattttttattgaagcGTTACTCTGTTCTAATTCTCGACGAGGCGCATGAGAGGAGTATGAACACTGATATATTAATTGGAATGCTGTCACGTGTTGTTAAGCTTCGTCAG GATTTGCATATGAAACAACGACAGATAATGCTTTCAGGAGGAGAAATTAGTCCTGAAGATatgatttttccattgaaGTTGGTGCTTATGAGTGCTACCTTGCGAGTGGAAGATTTCATCTCTGGGGGAAGGTTGTTTCATGTTTCACCTCCCGTTATAGAAGTTCCCACTAGACAATATCCAGTAACTGTACATTTCTCGAGGAGAACAGATACAGTTGATTATATTGGTCAAGCATATAAAAAAGTTCTGGCAATTCACAAAAAGCTTCCACCTGGAGGTATACTCGTCTTCGTTACTGGACAGAGAGAAGTTGAGAATATGTGCAAGAAGCTTCGGGAAGCCTCAAAGAAgttgattaaaaaaacatctgAAAGAAATGTTGGAATTGGCAATGGTGCTATTGAAATGAATTCAATTCAGAATTTAGATATGAAGGAGATTAATGAAGCATTTGAAGATCATGAATTTTCAGCTGGTGAGCAAACAGATCGATTTAGCTCTTGTGATAAGGACGAGTTTGATGTAAATGACGATGCGTCTGATGCTTCATACAATTCAGAAACAGATAGCGAGTTGGAATTTAGTGAAGATGATGCATTGTTTGATGAGGATGATGGCAACCTTACTGATGTTTTAAGAGAAGATGCAAGTATGGCTTCTCTCAAGGCTGCATTTGATGCCTTAGATGAAAAAGTTGCCTTTGATAAAATACAGGTTGATCACTCTACAAAAGGTGAATTACCAGCCAAACGTGTCAGTgcaagaatgaaagaaaatggtgaacTTGGTTTCTTGGTTGGTGCATTGCATGTTCTTCCTCTCTATGCCATGCTTCCGGCAGCGGCTCAACTGCGTGTGTTTGAAGAAGTCAAGGAAGGAGACCGGCTTGTTGTTATTGCTACTAATGTTGCTGAAACTTCGTTGACTATCCCAGGCATAAAATATGTGGTGGACACTGGGAGAGAAAAGGTTAAAACGTATAACTCCTCAAATGGgattgaaaattatgaaatacaATGGATTAGTAAGGCATCAGCCGCCCAACGTGCTGGAAGAGCTGGAAGGACAGGGCCTGGGCATTGTTATCGTCTCTATTCTTCTGCAGTTTTTAGTAATATATTCCCTGATTTTTCTCTCGCTGAAATAGCTAAAATACCAGTTGATGGTGTTGTCCTTCTTATGAAATCAATGGGTATCAGTAAG GTGGTCAATTTTCCATTTCCTACTCCTCCTGAGACCTCAGCGGTACTTGAGGCTGAGAGTTGCTTGAAGGCTCTTGAAGCTCTTGATAATGATGGCAGATTGACACCCTTGGGGAAGGCAATGGCTCGCTATCCTTTGAGTCCGCGCCACTCCAGGATGCTACTTACGGTTATTCAGATTATGAGAAACTTGAAAACTTATGATCGAGCAAATCTTGTTCTTGCATATTCTGTCGCGGCAGCTGCAGCTTTGAGCACGTCGAATCCTTTTGTCATGATGTTTGAAGGAAGTCAAGTGAAGGATGATTTAGAACAATATGATAGATCTCTTGAACTTGCTGACACAAAAGCTGAAGAAAAAGTGGAAAAGTCATTGAAAAAGAAGCTAAAAGAAGCTGGTAAACTCTCCCGTGAAAAGTTTTCAAATCCTACTAGTGATGCTTTGACGATAGCTTATGCTTTGCAATGTTTTGAACTTTCTGAAAGTCCTGTGGCATTCTGCAACACCCACACATTACATCTAAAAACTATGCAAGAAATGTCCAAGTTGAGAAAGCAGCTATTACAACTTGTTTTCAATCATAGTGGTTCTGCTATTGCTGATTCAGACTTTTCATGGACTAATGGGACTTTGGAGGATGTTGAAAATGTCTGGAGGATCCCGTCCAATAAGCATCCTCTTTCACTGAACGAGGAAGAGATAATTGGCCAAGCAATCTGTGCAGGTTGGCCAGATAGGGTTGCCAAACGTATTAGAGAGATTTCTAAGTCAACTGAAGATGACAGAAAAGAACGCACTGGAAAGTATCAAGCTTGCatggtaaaagaaaatgtgttCCTCAACCGACGGTCGTCTGTTTCTCGTTCAGCCCCAGAATTTTTGGTGTACAATGAATTATTGTGTACAAAACGACCATACATGCATGGATTGACAAGTGTAAAACCAAATTGGCTCGTGAAATATGCTAGTTCCTTGTGTACTTTTTCAGCACCTTTAACAGATCCTAGACCCTATTACGATCCTCAAAATGACACAGTGTTTTCATGGGTTGCTCCTACATTTGGCCCTCATCTTTGGAAGCTTCCTTTACACAATGCCCCAATAAAAGATAATGCTCATGGAGTTGCAGTGTTTGCATGTGCTTTGCTTGAAGGGAATGTGTTGCCATGCCTAAAGTATGTGCGTAAGTTCATGGCAGCTCCTCCCAGTAGTATCTTAAGGCCGGAGGCATTAGGCCAAAAAAGAGTAGGCAATCTTCTATCTAGACTGAAGTCCAAGAAGATTAATAGTTGTGCCACATTGAGAGTGGTTTGGAAGGATAATCCTTATGAACTCCATTCAGAAATTTTGGATTGGTTTCAAGAGAGTTATCACAGTCACTTTGAAGACCTTTGGTCACAAATGCTGTGTGAAGTACAAGAGCCCCCAGAACGTCTCTCCAGGAAGTTGAAAAGGGCCAAGAAAAAATTTTGA